The Microbacterium limosum sequence GGATCCACAGGATCGTGGAAGTGACACGCCTCGCCGTCCTATGGTGGATTTTGCGCCGCGGGGGCGCGTGGCTAGCGTGACCCGCGGCAGTTATCCACAGGTTCCGACGGTGTGCACGTCCCTGTGAGCCGATTCGCGATCCGACCCCGGGGGGCCCATGTCTCAGCACGATGTTCCAGATGTCTCCGTCTGGTCGGCTGTGCTGGATGTGCTGGCCTCGGACGAGCGCATCACCCCGCAGCTGCAAGGATTCCTCAATCTGGCCGTGCCGCAGGGAGTCATGGGCGGAACCCTCTATCTCGACGTCCCGAACGACCTGACGGCGGCGCAGTTCAACAAGCGAATGCGCACCTCCATCATGGAGGCCCTCGCGCACGTGGATCACAACACGGGCGCCGCGAGCTTCCGCGTCGTCGTCAACCCGGAGCTCGCGGACATCCACGTCTCGACGCGCGACAGCGACCCGGATCCGGAGCCCGCACCGGCGCCGGCCGCGGCACCCCCCGCGGTCGGCGGTCTGCGCGCCTACGTCGACGCTCCGAGCGAACCCGCCTCGACATCGCGCAACGACACCCGCCTCAATCCGAAGTACACCTTCGACAACTTCGTCATCGGCCAGTCCAACCGATTCGCCCACGCCGCGGCCGTCGCGGTCGCCGAGGCACCGGCGAAGGCGTACAACCCGCTGTTCATCTACGGCGACTCGGGCCTCGGCAAGACCCACCTGCTGCACGCGATCGGCGACTACGCCATCAACCTCTACACCGGCATCAAGGTGCGGTACGTCTCGAGCGAAGAGTTCACCAACGACTTCATCAACTCCATCGCCAACAACCGAGGGTCCGCCTTCCAGGCGCGCTACCGCGATGTCGACATCCTGCTCATCGACGACATCCAGTTCCTGCAGGGTCGCGCCGAGACCCAGGAGGCGTTCTTCCACACCTTCAACACGCTCCACGACCATGACAAGCAGGTCGTGATCACGAGCGACGTGCCCCCCAAGCACCTCACCGGCTTCGAGGACCGCATGCGGAGCCGGTTCGAATGGGGGCTCATCACAGACGTGCAGGCGCCCGACCTCGAGACCCGCGAGGCCATCCTCCGCAAGAAGGCGCAGAGCGAGCGGCTCCACGTCCCCGACGACGTGCTCGAATACATCGCCACGAAGGTCTCGAGCAACATCCGGGAGCTGGAGGGCGCACTCATCCGCGTCTCCGCCTTCGCCAACCTCAACCGCTCGCCCCTCGACGTGCAGCTCGCGCAGACCGTGCTCCGGGACATCGTCGACCAGGATGACGCGAACGTCGTCTCCCCGACCGACATCATCACCGCGACCGCGCAGTACTTCCAGCTGACCGTCGACGACCTGTACGGATCGAGCCGTTCGCAGGCGGTCGCCACCGCACGCCAGATCGCCATGTACCTGTGCCGCGAGCGCACGAACCTCTCGCTCCCCAAGATCGGGCAGCTCTTCGGCAACCGCGATCACACGACGGTCATGTACGCGTACAAGAAGATCAGCGACCTGATGAAGGAGCGACGCTCCCTCTACAACCAGGTCACCGAGATCACGACGCAGCTCGGCCGCAACGCCCGCTGAGAGCCATCGCCCTCGCGGCATCCGGAAGCCTCGCGCTTCGTCCCCCGTGGTGCGTCCCCACCCTCCCGGGCCACTATGATCGCGCGACTCAATGGTGTGGATAACTTGTGGATAGATTCCCGGAACGCCGGAATCAGTGTGCACATCGGGGTGTGTCCTGTGGATAAACCGGCACGGCGACCGATCGTCCACAGGTCGTCCCACCACAGATATGCGAACCCGTTCCACATGTCACACGCGTGTAGTTCCCTACTCGCTCCGGCACTCGCGACGGTTGTCCACAGTTTCCACAGCTGTTAACACCGTTAACGAGAGAAGTCTTTAGGTAAGGGATTCCCATGACCTCCAGTCGGGGGGCTCGAGCCTCGCGCCCCGCGTAACAGCACTCGCAACACGGCACTAGCATGGGTAAGCCCACCCCCAGGACGACAAGGGAGCGCCCCGTGAAGTTCCACGTCAACCGCGATGTCTTCAGCGAAGCGGTCTCCTTCGTCGTGAAGCTGCTTCCCCAGCGCAACCCCCAGCCGATCCTGGCCGGTGTGCTGATCGAGGCATCCAGCGACGGGCTCTCGCTCGCCGCGTTCGACTACGAGGCATCCGCTCGCACCGTCATCGAGGCGACGGTCGATGAGCCGGGCACGATCCTCGTGCACGGGCGCCTGCTCTCCGAGATCGCCAATCGCCTTCCCAACGCGCCGATCCAGGTCTCTCTCGACGACGAGGGCGGAATCCTCGTCACGTGCGGTTCCGCACGGTTCACCCTCCCCGCGATGCCGGTGCAGGAATACCCCGCCATCCCCGAGGTCTCGGCCGAGCCCGGGCTCGTGCCGTCGGAGGACTTCGCGACCGCGATCGCCCAGGTGGCCTTCGCGGCGTCGCGCGACGACGTGACCCCGGTCCTGACGGGTGTGCAGCTCGAGGTCACCGGAACGACCCTCAGCCTCGTCGCGACCGACCGCTACCGCGTCGCGCTGCGCGAGATCCCCTGGGACGGCGGCTCGGCGGTCGCCGAGGACGCCGCAGCCCTGGTGCCCGCACGTACCCTGCAGGAGGTCGGCAAGACCTTCGCCCACGGCAGCGACATCCGCATCGCCTTCTCCGGCTCGGGCGACCGGGAGATCATCGCCTTCTCCTCGGGGGAGCGCACGGTGACCTCGCTGCTCATCAAGGGCAACTTCCCGCCCGTGCGCCGGCTCTTCCCCGAGCAGAACGACCACTACGCCGTCGTGAACACGGCCGAGCTGGCCGAAGCCGTGCGCCGCATGCAGATCGTGCTCGACCGCTCCGCCCCGCTGCGCTTCACCTTCGGGCCCGACGGCGTGACGATGGATGCGTCGGGCGGCGACCAGGCACGGGCCTCCGAATCGGTGGACTCGCACCTGCAGGGCGAGGAGGTCGTGCTCGGCCTGAACCCGCAGTACCTGCTCGAAGCCCTCGCCGCCGTGCGCAGCGAGTTCGTGCGGATCACGTTCACGGCATCCGAGAACGCGAACAAGCTCTCGCCCGTGCTCATCACGAGCCAGACGTCGGTCGACCAGGCCGGCGGCGACACCTTCAAGTACCTGCTCCAGCCGAACCTGTTGCTGCGCTGACCGCGGGCGCAGGCCGGTGCGGCGTCGTCGCACGTCGTTAGGGTTGATCCGTGATCGTGGAGCATGTCAGCCTCGTCGACTTCCGCAACTATGCGGTCGCCGACGTCGCACTCTCCCCGGGCGCGAACCTCTTCGTCGGAAGCAACGGCCAGGGCAAGACGAACCTCGCCGAGGCGATCGCGTTCGTCGCCACCCTCGGCTCGCACCGCGTGTCGAGCGACCAGCCGCTCGTGCGCGCCGGCTCGGACGCCGCGATCCTTCGTGTGAGGGTGGCCCACGCGGGCAGGAGTGTCCAGCTCGAGGCGCAGATCAACAGGCAGGGAGCCAATCGGGCCCGCATCAACGGATCCGATGTGAAGCCGTCCGAGCTGCCGAGGTATGCGCAGGTCGTGGTGTTCGCGCCCGAAGACCTCGGCATCGTCCGGGGCGACCCCTCGGCGCGCCGCCGCTTCGCCGATCAGCTGCTCATCCAGCGCGCCCCGCGGATGTCGGCGGTCATCGCCGACTACGAGCGCGTGCTCCGGCAGCGGGGTGCGCTGCTCAAGTCCGCGCGTGCGCGGGGCATCCGGGGCGACGCGCTGTCGACGCTCGACGTCTGGGACGACAAGCTCGTCGCCCTCGGCTCCCAGCTGATCGACGCCCGGATCTCGCTCGCCGCCGACCTCGCGGGCCCGCTCGCCGCGGCCTACCGGCAGATCGCCGGCGAAGACCACGGTGCGGCAGCGGCGTGGGCGCTCTCCATCCGGGGGGGTGACCCGGAGGAGGGGGACGATGCGTCGGCCGATTCCGGCGAGGGCGCCACCCCCGACCTGTTCCGCCGAGCCCTCGCCGCCAAGCGCTCCTCGGAGCTCGAGCGCGGCGTGAATCTCGTGGGACCCCACCGCGACGACCTCCTCCTGCAGATCCGGGGTCTTCCGGTCAAGGGCTACGCCTCCCACGGCGAATCCTGGTCGGTCGCCCTCGCCCTCCGGCTGGCGTCAGCCCAGCTGCTGCGTGCCGAGTCGCGGGCCGGCGATCCCGTGCTGATCCTCGACGACGTCTTCGCCGAGCTGGATGCCGGGCGCCGGGCGCGGCTCTCGGAGGTGACCGCCGACTACGAGCAGGTGATCGTCACGGCCGCCGTGCTGGATGACGTGCCTGCCGATCTCCGGCGGCGTACCGTTCGCATCGAGGCCGGGACGATCCACGAAGACGCGGGATCCGGTGCCCCCGATGCCTGAGCTCGACGACGAGGCCCCCCTCACGATCGCGACGTATCTCAGGCTGCGGGGGATCGCGGTGCCCAAGCGGCGCCGTCGTCGCCGGTTCGATCCAGACGACGAGAACGCACCCTTCACACCGGGCCGCGATCCACGAGGGCTCGCCGACGTCGTCGCCGAACTCACGCGCGACGCGGGATGGAACACCCAGCTGGCCCGCGAGGACCTCGTGCTCCGGTGGGAGGAGGTCGCCGGCGCGCAGACGGCGGCGCACGCACACCCCGTGGCCCTCGTCGACGGCGTGCTGACGGTGCAGTGCGACTCCACGGCATGGGCCAGGCAGCTCTCCCTGCTGCGCGCGGAGATCGTCACCCGGCTCGTGCGCGCCCACCCCGAGGCGGGCATCGAAGCGGTGCGCTTCATAGGCCCGGACGTCCCCTCCTGGAAATGGGGTCCCAGGACCATTCCTGGGCGCGGCCCGCGCGATACCTACGGTTGAGTGGGCATTTGGGGTGCCTCGTGCGATTCCATCGCGTCAGAGGGGCGATTCGGCGGCGTGAGCGGACTCCGCTCCGATAGGATGGGAAGGTCGCCTTCCCCCTACCTGGAGCGCCATCACCTATGACTTCCGATTCGCCCGACAGCGCCCCTGACAGCGGCCCCGCAGACGGCGCATCGGTGCCGAACGAGTACGGTGCGGATGCCATCCAGGTTCTGGAAGGGCTCGAGGCCGTCCGTAAGCGCCCCGGCATGTACATCGGCTCGACCGGGCCGCGGGGGCTCCACCACCTCGTGTACGAGATCGTCGACAACTCCGTCGACGAGGCGCTTGCAGGCTACTGCGACACGATCGATGTGACGATCCTCCCCGACGGCGCCGTCCGCGTGATCGACAACGGCCGCGGCATCCCCGTCGACATGCACCGCACCGAGGGCAAGTCCACGGTGGAGGTGGTGTTGACGGTCCTGCACGCCGGCGGGAAGTTCGGCGGCGGCGGATACGCGGTCTCGGGCGGCCTCCACGGCGTGGGCTCCTCGGTCGTGAACGCCCTCTCCACCCGCCTCGACGTGGAGGTGCGCCGGCAGGGCTATGTCTGGCGGCAGTCGTTCCGCGACGGCGGGGTCCCGCAGGCTCCGCTCGAGCGCGGCGAGGAGTCCGAGGAGACCGGCACGTCGATCACGTTCTGGCCCGATCCCGAGATCTTCGAGACCGTCGACTTCGACTACGACACGCTCCGCACGCGGTTCCAGCAGATGGCGTTCCTGAACAAGGGGCTTCGCATCGCGCTGCGCGACGAGCGCGAGGGCAGCGCCTTCGAGGACGACGTCGAGGGTCAGCTCGTCTCGCACCAGCCCTCCGACGAGTTCCTGTACGAGCGCGGCCTCGTCGACTACGTCGAGTACCTCAACCGGGTGCGCAAGGCGGAGCCGGTCAACGAGGAGATCGTGTCGTTCGAGTCCGAGGCGTCCGATAACAGGATCGCGATGGAGATCGCGATGCAGTGGACGACGAGCTACACCGAGAACGTCTTCACGTACGCGAACACGATCAACACGCATGAGGGCGGCACGCACGAGGAGGGCTTCCGCGCGGCGCTCACGACCCTCGTCAACAAGTACGCGCGCGCGAACAACCTCCTGAAGGAGAAGGACGACAACCTCTCGGGCGACGACGTGCGCGAAGGCCTCACCGCCGTCATCTCCGTCAAGCTCTCCGAGCCGCAGTTCGAGGGCCAGACGAAGACCAAGCTCGGCAACACCGAGGCGAAGGCGTTCGTGCAGAAGGTCGTTGGCGATCAGCTCGGCGACTGGTTCGACCGACACCCCGCACAGGCGAAGAACATCATCCGCAAGTCGATCGATGCCGCCACGGCGCGCCTTGCCGCGCGGAAGGCGCGCGAGACGGCGCGCCGCAAGAGCGTCTTCGAGTCGGCGTCGATGCCCGACAAGCTCAAGGACTGCACGAGCAAGGACCCCTCGATCAGCGAGATCTTCATCGTTGAGGGCGACTCGGCCGGGGGATCGGCCGTGCAGGGCCGCGACCCGCACACTCAGGCGATCCTCGCCCTGCGCGGCAAGATCCTGAACGTCGAGCGCGCCCGGCTCGACCGCGCCCTCGGCAACAACGAGATCCAGGCGATGATCCAGGCCTTCGGCACGGGCATCGGCGAGGAATTCGACATCGCCAAGGCGCGGTATCACAAGATCGTCCTCATGGCGGATGCCGATGTCGACGGTCAGCACATCACGACGCTGCTGCTGACCCTGCTGTTCCGGTACATGCGCGGACTCATCGAGGCCGGCTTCGTCTACCTGGCCCAGCCGCCGCTCTACCGTCTGAAGTGGTCGAACGCGCCGCACGAGTACGTCTACTCGGACCGTGAGCGCGACGCGCTGCTCGAGGCGGGCATCGCGGAGGGCAAGCGCATCCCGAAGGACAACGCCATCCAGCGGTACAAGGGCCTCGGCGAGATGAACGACAAGGAGCTGTGGGAGACCACGATGAACCCCGAGTCGCGCACCCTCCTCCAGGTGACCATCGACGACGCCGCGGCGGCCGACGAGATCTTCTCGACGCTCATGGGAGAGGATGTCGAATCCCGCCGTCACTTCATCCAGCGCAACGCCAAAGACGTCCGCTTCCTCGATATCTGATCGCCGCCATGCGTCCCGGCCATCGCTTCGCCCCCGGTCCCACGGGCGCGCCCCGCGGTCCGATTCGCGCCGAGCAATGACCGAGCGACACGAGACGACACGACACCGCCTCCCGGCTCCACGAAAGTGACACGATGACTGACGAAGAACGCCCCGACGTGACGCCGGAGCACGACCACGGCAGGATCGACCAGGTCGATCTGCAGTCCGAGATGCAGCGCAGCTATCTCGACTACGCGATGAGCGTCATCGTCGGGCGCGCCCTCCCCGATGTGCGCGACGGGCTCAAGCCCGTGCACCGGCGCGTGCTGTACGGCATGTACGACGGCGGGTTCCGCCCCGACAAGTCGTTCAGCAAGTGCGCCCGTGTCGTCGGCGAAGTGATGGGTCAGTACCACCCTCACGGCGACTCGGCGATCTACGACGCACTCGTGCGGCTCGTGCAGCCGTGGTCGATGAGATACCCGCTCGCGCTCGGCCAGGGCAACTTCGGCTCGCCCGGCAACCAGGGCGCCGCCGCCCAGCGGTACACGGAGACGAAGATGTCGCCGCTCGCTCTGGAGATGGTGCGCGACATCGAAGAGGAGACCGTCGACTTCCAGGACAACTACGACGGCCAGACGCAGGAGCCCGTCGTCCTGCCCTCGCGGTTCCCCAACCTGCTCGTCAACGGCTCGGTCGGCATCGCGGTGGGAATGGCGACCAACATCCCTCCTCACAACCTCCGCGAAGTGGCCGACGGCGCGCTGTGGGCGCTCGATCACCCCGAGGCGGAGCACGAGGAGCTGCTCGAGGCGCTCATGCAGCGCATCAAGGGACCAGACTTCCCCACGTCGGCGCAGATCCTCGGAACCCGCGGCATCCACGACGCCTACCGCACGGGTCGCGGATCGATCACGATGCGCGCGGTGGTGAACGTCGAGGAGATCCA is a genomic window containing:
- a CDS encoding DUF721 domain-containing protein translates to MPELDDEAPLTIATYLRLRGIAVPKRRRRRRFDPDDENAPFTPGRDPRGLADVVAELTRDAGWNTQLAREDLVLRWEEVAGAQTAAHAHPVALVDGVLTVQCDSTAWARQLSLLRAEIVTRLVRAHPEAGIEAVRFIGPDVPSWKWGPRTIPGRGPRDTYG
- the dnaA gene encoding chromosomal replication initiator protein DnaA codes for the protein MSQHDVPDVSVWSAVLDVLASDERITPQLQGFLNLAVPQGVMGGTLYLDVPNDLTAAQFNKRMRTSIMEALAHVDHNTGAASFRVVVNPELADIHVSTRDSDPDPEPAPAPAAAPPAVGGLRAYVDAPSEPASTSRNDTRLNPKYTFDNFVIGQSNRFAHAAAVAVAEAPAKAYNPLFIYGDSGLGKTHLLHAIGDYAINLYTGIKVRYVSSEEFTNDFINSIANNRGSAFQARYRDVDILLIDDIQFLQGRAETQEAFFHTFNTLHDHDKQVVITSDVPPKHLTGFEDRMRSRFEWGLITDVQAPDLETREAILRKKAQSERLHVPDDVLEYIATKVSSNIRELEGALIRVSAFANLNRSPLDVQLAQTVLRDIVDQDDANVVSPTDIITATAQYFQLTVDDLYGSSRSQAVATARQIAMYLCRERTNLSLPKIGQLFGNRDHTTVMYAYKKISDLMKERRSLYNQVTEITTQLGRNAR
- the recF gene encoding DNA replication/repair protein RecF (All proteins in this family for which functions are known are DNA-binding proteins that assist the filamentation of RecA onto DNA for the initiation of recombination or recombinational repair.), which codes for MIVEHVSLVDFRNYAVADVALSPGANLFVGSNGQGKTNLAEAIAFVATLGSHRVSSDQPLVRAGSDAAILRVRVAHAGRSVQLEAQINRQGANRARINGSDVKPSELPRYAQVVVFAPEDLGIVRGDPSARRRFADQLLIQRAPRMSAVIADYERVLRQRGALLKSARARGIRGDALSTLDVWDDKLVALGSQLIDARISLAADLAGPLAAAYRQIAGEDHGAAAAWALSIRGGDPEEGDDASADSGEGATPDLFRRALAAKRSSELERGVNLVGPHRDDLLLQIRGLPVKGYASHGESWSVALALRLASAQLLRAESRAGDPVLILDDVFAELDAGRRARLSEVTADYEQVIVTAAVLDDVPADLRRRTVRIEAGTIHEDAGSGAPDA
- the gyrB gene encoding DNA topoisomerase (ATP-hydrolyzing) subunit B, coding for MTSDSPDSAPDSGPADGASVPNEYGADAIQVLEGLEAVRKRPGMYIGSTGPRGLHHLVYEIVDNSVDEALAGYCDTIDVTILPDGAVRVIDNGRGIPVDMHRTEGKSTVEVVLTVLHAGGKFGGGGYAVSGGLHGVGSSVVNALSTRLDVEVRRQGYVWRQSFRDGGVPQAPLERGEESEETGTSITFWPDPEIFETVDFDYDTLRTRFQQMAFLNKGLRIALRDEREGSAFEDDVEGQLVSHQPSDEFLYERGLVDYVEYLNRVRKAEPVNEEIVSFESEASDNRIAMEIAMQWTTSYTENVFTYANTINTHEGGTHEEGFRAALTTLVNKYARANNLLKEKDDNLSGDDVREGLTAVISVKLSEPQFEGQTKTKLGNTEAKAFVQKVVGDQLGDWFDRHPAQAKNIIRKSIDAATARLAARKARETARRKSVFESASMPDKLKDCTSKDPSISEIFIVEGDSAGGSAVQGRDPHTQAILALRGKILNVERARLDRALGNNEIQAMIQAFGTGIGEEFDIAKARYHKIVLMADADVDGQHITTLLLTLLFRYMRGLIEAGFVYLAQPPLYRLKWSNAPHEYVYSDRERDALLEAGIAEGKRIPKDNAIQRYKGLGEMNDKELWETTMNPESRTLLQVTIDDAAAADEIFSTLMGEDVESRRHFIQRNAKDVRFLDI
- the dnaN gene encoding DNA polymerase III subunit beta, yielding MKFHVNRDVFSEAVSFVVKLLPQRNPQPILAGVLIEASSDGLSLAAFDYEASARTVIEATVDEPGTILVHGRLLSEIANRLPNAPIQVSLDDEGGILVTCGSARFTLPAMPVQEYPAIPEVSAEPGLVPSEDFATAIAQVAFAASRDDVTPVLTGVQLEVTGTTLSLVATDRYRVALREIPWDGGSAVAEDAAALVPARTLQEVGKTFAHGSDIRIAFSGSGDREIIAFSSGERTVTSLLIKGNFPPVRRLFPEQNDHYAVVNTAELAEAVRRMQIVLDRSAPLRFTFGPDGVTMDASGGDQARASESVDSHLQGEEVVLGLNPQYLLEALAAVRSEFVRITFTASENANKLSPVLITSQTSVDQAGGDTFKYLLQPNLLLR